One part of the Phoenix dactylifera cultivar Barhee BC4 chromosome 4, palm_55x_up_171113_PBpolish2nd_filt_p, whole genome shotgun sequence genome encodes these proteins:
- the LOC103717639 gene encoding uncharacterized protein LOC103717639, whose translation MNRRLRSPNAKIEGRFHRYLRPGALARLRDSRISARSPRSTLKIPIPRLSPPSSPQATPNAAAAAAASRMDGSPYFAVRSHGPRFLQRKKLVAAKSIFFVPSSPSGPELSDAVVDVFNSDLIVAH comes from the coding sequence ATGAACCGGAGGCTTCGAAGCCCCAACGCCAAGATCGAGGGGCGGTTCCACCGGTACCTGAGGCCGGGTGCCCTCGCCCGGCTCCGGGACTCCAGGATTTCTGCCCGATCTCCCCGATCTACCCTTAAGATCCCGATCCCCCGCCTATCCCCTCCTTCCTCCCCACAGGCCACACCAAACGCGGCggcggccgccgccgcctcccggATGGACGGCTCTCCTTACTTCGCCGTCAGGTCCCATGGCCCCCGGTTCCTGCAGCGGAAGAAGCTAGTCGCCGCCAAGTCCATATTTTTCGTCCCCTCGAGCCCATCGGGGCCGGAGTTGTCGGATGCTGTTGTGGATGTATTTAACTCCGATCTCATTGTAGCTCACTGA